TTCACCTCTGTGGCCCCAGTGCCTAGCAGAAGTGGCTCTCAGCAAAGTTTTTCCTAAGGAAGAATTGTCAGGGGTGGAGATGGGCGGAAGGGGAATGGTCACACTCAAAGCTACCGCTGtttgaagcaaaaaagaaaaaaagttgccAAGCTTTATTTAGGTTGCAGTGGTCACAGACAACACATCTAACTCTATATCCCACCCCACCCTACTCGGCCCCCTGCACAGGCTCAGCTCCCTTTTCCCTCCAGTCTCACTTCTTGTCCTCCTCCTTCTTGTCCTTCTTGCCATCCTTGGTGGCCTGGGAAGCCAGGGAGCCCATGGCATTTCGAATGGCCTCATTGTTGGGATCCACGCCTGGAAGGTTCTCCAGGACACTCTGAAGGAACTCGGGGTCCTGCATCACATCATAATCATCCTCCTCCTGAAAAAGGGCTGTGTCAGCTTGGGGCAGCGGGGGTAGGCTGGCCGGGGAGCAAGCAAGTGTAAGAGATGGGAGCGCACCtgactgggggtggagggcacCTCTGGCCAAGGACAGGAAGGAGGATTTGGGAAGATACCCAGCGCCTATACACAGTATGaactcaaacatttattttagtttagttttcagGCCCCACTGGCgcagcttgcgagatcttagttccccgaccagggatcaaacccaggtccctggcagtgaaagtgccgagtcctaaccactggaccaccagagaagtcccccaaaCATTTATTACTGACCAATTAGAGGAGAAGCCTGAGAACTTTGCTTTCTGAGCTCAAAGGATAAAAACAAGATGTCATCACCTTTAGGTTTCCTGCTGTCAGACACCCactcccccccccttttttttttcctggacccTTTTTTCACCCTCCTGGGAAGATGACAGCACTAAGAATTGTCCAGACTGCTCCCACCAGCAAGGAAGGAAAATTACAAAGTACTAGGACACCTCTTCAACTCTGGCCACTAGCATTCTTGCCTTAGCAAGGTTGACATACAAGAAATGTACATCCATgtgcttctttccttctgctcctGCAAGAGCTCATCTATGAAACCCCAAGAGAGGAACAGTCCCAGGCCTAGTGGGCTGCGGATCTGAACACAAGGTGATTTTAAGCCTGATGGGGCAGGGAGTTATTGCTGGCCCTTACCTTGGCGGGCTCAGATGTGTCCATGGCTGAACTGGCATCAATGTCAGCTGATTCTGCCTGGCCAAATTCTGAGGAAAAGAGGTCAGTCCGTTCAGTTTCATGTCCTCACCCAATCTCTCTGCCTCAGCACGACCACCCAGGTTCTGGCTCACCTGCGCCCTGGAGGGACATCTGCATGGCATATGCAATCTGTTCTTCCTCGGTCATACTGCTTAGGTCAGGAAGCCCGGTGCGGCCAAACTCCTGCTGGCTGATGGTCATCTTCAGCAGGGCATCATCCGAGTCTGGGAAAAGGGAGAGAGCGGCGGGGTGGAACCATGCCGTATTCCACAAAGACCCACCCCCAAGCCCACGTGTTCCCACACTGCCAGACCCCCCACCCCTCTCTACACCAGGCCTCCACTGAGCGCCCCGCCGTCCCGGGACTTCAGCTTCCACCTCTTTCACCTTCGGTCCCAGTGGTAGCAATCCCGGCCTCAGCGGCAGAAGCGGCAGCTGCCCGCCGCGCCTCCTCCTCCTGCCGCTGCCGCTGCTCCTCCATAGAAACGCGAAGGGCCTGGCCAAGGGCAGGGAAAGTCAGACATTCTCTGGCCCCAGGCACCGGGGAAGGCAGCTGGGGAAGGCGGCGGAGGGGTGGGAACAGACCGTAAAGGGGGAGCTTCTGGTTTATACAcatggggaaggggctggagagaTAACAGGTGATACAGCCAAAAAGGACGGACGTGGGAGAAGCCTGGGGTTTAACAGGGAGAAGCGAACAAGAGAGAGTCTGACATTGGTGCCCCTAGAGATCAGACAGAACTGTGGGGAAGAGGGACCAAGAGGGGGTCTGGGAGAACGAGCAAGGATATTAGGACTGTCCAGCCCTAGAGAAGCTATGTGCCGTGTGGGCCAGTAGAGGAGGACAGAGAAGGTCCCCTGAGGTCGACGTCTGCTCACCAAGGCCAGCTCAGGATCAGCACTGGGATCCACTCCAAATTCAAAGTCactggcaccaagacccagcatGGCGCCGCCTTCCCCAGCCAGAATCGGAGAACTGATGAGGGCATCAGCCAAGCTGGGCCCAGGAGGCACTGTCACCAGATGAGAACCGGTTCCATCTTTGCCATTCAAAGTGTTTACAAAGGCGGTCAGCTTTTCCGTGTTCACCTCCTGGGGAGGGAAGAACATAGGAGGCTCTCCTTCTCGCCCTGCTCCCCATTCTCTGCCATGTCAGCTCCTGTCTGTAGCTACTCTCCCACATGCAGACACTCTTCTGGGTAAGGACTGTTCTCTGTTTACAACCACAGCAGTCAATGCCCCCCGACTGGTCCTTACTCACCTCTTCACCAAAATTGATGATGTCAACATTTACTTTCTCCTTCTTGAGGCGTTTAGCCAGTTTCACCAGCtgggaagaaggggagagaaataaggaaatcTATTCCATACCATGATGGGAGATGACACACCTCACAAAAGCATACAGGAATTGGTAGACTTTTCCAAGGTCCCCCAACAGAAACACTGAATTCTGCACATCCTCCTTTCCCCAAAGTGATGAACCCAATGCCTCTCTGGCTCTCCTAAGGGCCAACAGACCCCATTCCCAAACATGTGGTGCCCAAATTCCCCAGCTATCACTTGGACTCACATCCTTCTCATTGTCCTCCACGGGGCTTCCCACAAAGGCAATGATTCGCATCTTGTGATTCTTGCCCTGTCGGTGCTTCAGGGCCAgcttgaaaaggaagaggaagttcTTGGAGTCAGCCAGAGGAATCACCCAGCTCTTTCCTGttactctgttctttttcttatgGTGTCTGTGCACCTCGAGCCTACCATCATGCTCACAGCAGGTCTAAACCCCCTCCTACACCCTTCCCTTCTTGCTGTGCCTCTCTGTGGATAAGGAAGAGGGGTTAATTCTCAATTCTAGGGATGTTTCCCTTCATGATCTTCACCGATCCTGGGATTCATCCCATCACATCCTTTCTACTCCTTTCTCTAGGTCACCTCTCCTCCCTTGCGCTGGTTCTAGCTCAAGAGTCCAGGGGAAAAATGAACAAGGGTGGAGGCAGAAGCCCAGAGCAAGGAGGAACCACCAAAGGGATCCAGCAGGACTCACATGGGCCACGCGGATGCCAGTGCAGAAGGTGATCTTGCCCTTGGGTTGGACAGTGTGGAGCTTAGACAGGATGCGGCCGGTGTCAGGGGTGAGTGTGGTCAGCACTTCACAGTCACTGGGATGTGGGGAAAGCACCTTCTGTGATTTCAGGTCAGGACAAGTGCCTCCAAACTGTGTTTGATTAATCTTTTCTTTAGGGACCTTGATAATAACTGTaatctctatttttcttaatCAAATATCTAGTGTTTAGACAGTGGATCTtataagttctcatcacaaggaaaaagtttGTAACTATGTGAGACATGGGTATTAattaaacttactgtggtgatcattttgcaatatacacattTATCAAATCATTatcttgtacaccttaaacttcatgtcaattatatctcaataaaactagagaaaaacaCCTAGTATTTAGACATGgaacacagaaaataagaagtgGTTGATTTTGTGAGAAACTTGCCCTCTTCCTCCCAATATTTCCCCCAACCTCTCTCATGTTATCTTGCTCTCAGAGCCCTGGGAATCCTCTACAATATCTGGATGCGCCTTCTTATCTCTCCTACCCTCTCCATTTCTAGACCCATTTTCTAGCTAATAACATGTATACCGGGATAGGTGGTCACTCATTTGAGGGTTATCAGTTCCTAAAACAAATCACTTTTGGGGTAACAGGCTGTGTGATATACGCCCTGGGGCTCTACCCCAAACCGCTTTTTACTGCCTTTAAAATACActgtgggaacttccctggcggtccagtggttaaggctccgcacTTCCACTAGAAGGGGCAGGGgcttgatccccggtcagggaactaagatcccacatgccgcacagtgcatccagaaaaaagaaaatatacactgTGAAATTTTACCCCAGGAGATTTAGCTTCATGACTGTATTAAATTCaggttaatattaaaaacaagttGCTGTTTATATTTATACTGAACAGTGAAGAAGGTAGTCTAGGAAGTTCTCATGGAAGCCTCATGGAATCTACAAAAGGATAGCAACCTGGGCACCACAGTGGGTCACATACAGGAAACACCCCcgcctcccccaaacccctcctgCTCTGCCCCACATACTTGGCCAGTGTGATGAGGCCCACGTTGTTCTCAGGGTTGCTACGGGTCTTGGAGTGACAGACTATGTTGACGGCATCCTGCTGGGCCTGTAGCCGGGTGGGTAGGAAGTCCCCGTTCCGCATATACTCGCTGTTGTCCACGCTGTCAGATTAgggtgaaggaggagagagaagacacaCTGCAGGATCTCTCTGAGACATCCTCTCCAGTTCCAGGGACCCCCACCTCCTTCAACAACTCTCCCGTGAGGGGCACTGTGGTGTATGGCAGCGGCTCTCAGTCTTTGCGGAACAGAGAATCACCtgcaaccttttttctttttcttttctttttatgcagATGACCAAGCCTTCTTCTAGACTTACTGCCTCAAAATAACCAAAGGAGGAAAAACTTTTAAGTCTCCACAAGTGATAATGTAAGTACCCAAGGCTGCGAGCTACTAATGTATCACAACCACCTTCTTATAAGGTGCATTAAGTGTTATTAATCATGGTCATGGAGGAACATGCTGTCTGCTAGTAAAATAGGAGTATTCCAAAGGTAGGCAATGAAGAGggcaacttaaaaatatttgtaaaataacacACACTTGGCAGCACTGAGTGCAGGAAGGCACAATGTAATTATCTGGTTAAATGTCTAACAGCTTTGGCAGTTGGACTGAACTGCAAAAATGAGGTTTCATAGATTTGGGGGTCTCGCCTATACTCTCCCTGCAATTTTTCACAATCGCGAAGAATCAAAATAACAAGAAATACAAGGGCCAGCTTCCTGGAGACCAAAAGAAGGCAGGTAAGTGAAGCAGTTATATACATCCCAGCAGAGAATCAATTCTTGATGAACTGAGGTCCCTTAGAACTCTAAAAGGAAGCAGTGTCCTCGATGTGACACCTCATTTCTATTGGCAAGCAAAATATGGGCTTGggggcaatttttttctttagtatccTTTGCCTGGgaataaatacaaatcaaaaatgACGAAGAGAGGTAATTAAGAAGCTACTGGAAGACAagtagaaagggagggaagggcacTGTTCAGGCACAGGCTCAAATCTCCACTCTGCTATTTACCAGTTCTGTGATCCTGAGGAAgctacttaatttctctaaggtccagttacctcatctgtaaaatgggttttatTATACCTACACTCAtagggttgctatgaggattaaatgcatggaaagcacttagcacagtgcctaacaGTAAGCATGAAACACAGACTAGTTCTTATAGTGGAAATTCAATCTATATAAAGGAGGTCAAGGGCAGACTCTACTGCCCAtgcattacattcttttttccctgATACACCGTTTCCAATTACTTTCCCAGCAGGGAAGTAACTGCCTTTCTAGCTTCAAATACAGCAGGTGagtccaaatattaaaaaaatggaagcttTGAGGATCATCCAGATGGAATAGCTACTAAGTATAAAGACTGTGGGCAAGACCAGCGGATGGATGAGGGCTGGAAGAAAGATGTCAGAGGAAGAAGGGGggcctgagagggagggagaacccACAGTGCAGAACATGGCGGTAGTTGTCACACTGTCATGTGTGCATCAGAACCACTTGGAGGGTGATGGTGGTGCTGGCAGTGTTAAAAACACAGATGCTTTCACAACTATGTATGCATCCCTAAAAAGTGCACTGTTTAGTTTTCCCAATGTTGaactttatatgaatggaataatatatgtatttcctGTGACTACTTTTGCACAATGGTATGTTATTTTTCCCAacaaaaattcatatgaaaaaggGCTTACGATATTATCCAGCTATTCCataaagatttcatttaaaaaaaagaatacagatgcCTAAACTTCCCTGGCTGGGTGTGGGATTCAGCAGATTGAGAGTAGAGtcaaatatacaaaattttttaataagcTCCTCCAGAGAATTCTGATGCACAGCAAAGCATGAGAAAAGGAGTGGCTCTCATCGTTATTCTAAGGACAGGCTAGTACAATAGGCCACCAATACGTCTCTCTGGACCTAATCTTTCCTCCTATACGTCAAGCCAgatcaatattcttaaattccaTTTTGTATACAGCTCTGCCTCGACCAACCTCAGAACTTTTTCAGTAGTCCTGTACTGAAGGGTACAGGACGGAACTCAACCTCCTCAGCCTGACATTTGTGGTCTTCTACCTGGTTGTATCTacctttctctaaaaaaaaaaggaactacctTAAACCAACAACCTAATAATAAAGTCATACTAGTCTATTTCCTACTTCCTAAACAAGCCTTGATAATTTACACTTCAGCAGCTTTCTCTATGCCCTTCTCCCTACCCGTAATGGCCTCTCCTTAACATTTGTCTAAGTCCCTTTAAGGCCCCTCTTAAATTCTTTCTTGAGGACTCCTCAAGTACTCTGGCAACTAACAGATGTACAGTGCTGTACAGTTTACAGACCACCATGACCCACATTTTGCCTACCTGTGCTACAAGTAGATGTTACTATTATAGTCCCATTTTATAAAGTGAGAGATTTACTACATTCTCAAGAACATGCAGCTGGTAAGTACTAAAAACACAGGTTTGTGGATTCCAAATCCTGTCCTCTTTCTACTCTTAACATGCTCTCCCCCACAGGCTGCCatatttagcaaatgaaaatataggactcccagttaaatttgaacttcagataaacaataaCTTTTTAGTATTAGTATGTCCCACACAATATTTGTGACACACTTATAGCcactttttgatattaaaaactattgtttatgtgaaattcaaatttcactgggCATCCAACATGTTATCTGGCAACGCTATCCTCCCGGCAAAAAGAAAACTCCTAGGTTTCTGTTCCATGCAATTGgagatttgtgtgtgtttgtgtactaTTCTGTTTTCATTCTATGCTCACACTTAGAAGACACACTTGAAACCTTGCAAAAGTTTGGTCCTCAGCTTCTAATCTGACTCCCAATAGCTACTCAGCCAAGTCTGAGACTGATGAAGAGAGTTAGCTCACTGGATAAGAGCCTCTGTGTCAGATAATCCTGGGTTGAAACCTTGGCTTCACCACttaattagctgtgtgattttgtatAAGTCATTTAAAATTGCCAAGACTTGGtatcctcatctgcaaaagggaGGGACGTTTACTTTGAAGTACTGCGAGGTTTAAAGGCAgataaagtaaattaaatgtcTGACACTTAGAAAGCAATCTATAAAGAGTACCTCTGAAGATGATACAGGGAAAAGCAATGGAGTTAGAGACGAGTGAATGGGGCGGGGAAGGGATTTATCATCTCTCTAACATCCATCATTCTGAGAAGAGAGGAGGGCAGAAGACTATCACGATGAGTCCGAGAAGCAGGACTCTGGCTAAAgacaggcctgggctgggctagAGAAGACGAAGCTGGAATAGAGAAAGGCAGCAGGGCCGATCAATGACTGTCCGCGGATTGAGGGTTAAGGGGAGTACCACGGGCCTGTCCTTCGGGAACTACCTCCGGGGCCCCGGGATGACTCAGGGAGTCGATGGGGCTCCTTCCCTCCCGGCCCAAGGCCTCATCTCGCCCATCAGGCGCGCTCACCCACCCGAGGCCCGCCCGGCCTCCGAGCTACACGCGCCCCCGACCCAGTCCCGCTCCCCACGGGGGCCCGAGGTAGCTCCTCACCAAACCATAGTGCTTTCCAACACCATTTTGCCGCCTTCTTCCCTCCCCGACCGGTTCTCCTGGACCACCTAACAACAACTCCTCCAATTGGCCCAGCGCTCATCACCAATCACTGATCTCAGCTCCGCCAGCTGGTTCTGCCTCCATCCTCCGCGTTGCGTTCTGGGAGTTGTAGGCGCCGCCAAAATAAAAGGGACGTTTGGAGCGGTGGGGCGGTGTTGGGGGAGAGGCGAGATAACGTGAAAAAGAGGGTCCCGCCTCCACCTGCCCTGCCGTTCAGGTTTTCTGGTGGGGTTCCCTGCCGACAGGATCTAAGAGAAGCTGTGGAGGAACCTTTGAAAGTTCTGTGGCTATGTCTGTTCCagcatcagcatttttaaaaagtgatgggaTGACTAGTGACTTTCCAGCTCACTCTGTTCCCCATGGCACTTTGTTCATCAAACTACTAAGCCCTTATGCCCCTGAATTGCATTTGTTAGTGTATCTATCTTTCCCACTGCATTAAGGCAGGAAAGGTGGCAATCTCTGCTATCCCTGAGTCCACTACAtagcctgacacatggtaggaatgcagaaaaagtttgacGAATCAGTAATTTTAACTAATCTCCCAAAGAATGGGAGACAACCTAGTCAACAGTTTTggtttcttaatattaaaaaatgcctTGGCTGGGAATTTCCTGTcagtcagtggttaggactctgcacttccactgcagagggcacgggttccatccctgatcagggaagtaagatcccacatgccaccgcgcggccaaaaataaaataaacaaataaaggccTTGGCTTAcctcaccccccccacacacatatcaAAGTAAAACCGGAAATTCCAAGTCTCTATCTTGAAGGAAGTGGGGAAAGgagcgcgggggcggggggggggggaccaAGGCATGACTACAGAGATGGTAGATAGTAGATGGAGATGGCAAGTGTGTTGTAGATATTACCTAAATGTTGGTAAAGTTTTAACGGATATGTTCAAAAGTTATTGGTAACCATCACAGCTGGTATGAGTTAAATCTCTGTatcactagagaaaaaaaaaaaaccaaaacctgtcACTGCAACCATAGACAGGATAGtagacaggaaagggaagaaaaataagaaagcacagaaaaataATTAGTGACAAgttcaaacataaacaaaatatttttaaaacaagacaagaattacatttttttgaaaaggaGCTACACGATGTAGAGAACTTGGAAGGGAACAAAATAAAgtctgcccttgtggagcttgtATTCTATGGGGAAGGCAGATaataaatcaataagtaaatatattgtcAAATGATAAAACTAGGAtggatgtgttttcttttttatataaacagaatatTAGGGAAGACTTACAGTTGAAAAGAGACCTGAAGGATACCTGGGGGAAAGAGAAAGTGCAAATGCCCTGAGGCAAGAGTGTACTTAAGACCGTGAAGGCTGgagtagagggagagagagagaagaaatgaggcCAGAGAGGCAAAGGGAGTGGAAAGGTTGAATCATGTACAGTCGCAAAGATTATTTTAAGGACTCTGAGATAGGAGCTGTTGGAAATTTTCAGAagaggatcactctggctgctgcatTGAACACAGACTGTAGGGGAAAAGAACAGGATATAGACCAGTTAGCAGACTACTTCAGTGATCAGGTATGCTGGTGGCTTATTGTAGGGTGGTAACAAGACGTGAAAATAGTGACATATGGATGGATTTTGAGTATGTCATACGATACAAAACTTTTGCCAGTTTTTTTGTTGGAGGATGTAAGAAACGGGAGTGTTAAGGAAAACACTAGAGTTGATTCTAAGCAACTAGAAGAATGGAGGCACTATTTCTGAAGATGGGCTAGGAAGGGCAGGAACCAGAAATTTAGCTTTGGGCACGTTAGATTTAAGATGCCTATTAGAAACCTAAATGGAGATGTCAAGTAAATGGGTAGATATAAGAGTCTGCAGTTCAGAAAAAAGATCTGGGCTGGAGATAGAAATTTGGGAGTTTTTAGCTGATCATGAAGTGACAGGGGTGTTTGACAAATTATACAGGgcctttaaaactttaaaacattaccTAGGGAGTGAATGTAGACTAAAAGAAGGGGGCCCATGGCTGAGTCCTGGACATTTCAACATTTAGAGGTTAGAGGGGAAAGGAGGAACCAGAAAAGAGGATGGAGATGGAGCAGTGCAGCACCTTGGTAAGGACCACCGGGAGAAAACACATAGTATCCCAGAagctaaatgaagaaaatatttcaaagagtaATAAACTTTCAGATGCTGCTGACATGTcaagtaagatgaggactgaTATATTTAGCAACACTGAGGTCATCAGTGACCTTAATAAAAGATGTTTCGGTTGGGTGGTCGGGGTAAAAACCTGGAGTGAGTACAAGAGAGATTGGGGTCAAAAAAAACTATCTGTAAAAATTcacttcgggacttccctggtggtccagtggttaggactccgcactttcactgacgagggcacgggttcgatccctggtcagggaactaagatcccacaagccgcacagcgcagccaaaaaaaattcatttgtaagaCAATTGGCTAACATTGACCACTGACTGGGTATTATTAAGgaattatcaatttttaaaggCATGATAATGTTATGTTTAAAAAGAGCCCTTATCTCGAGTTATATATTGAGGTATTTATGCATGAACggatatgatgtctgggatttatTTTAACTTAACCCTTTGGAGgtgcagagagaaaggaggggtggGGTAGAAAGTATACATAAAACAGATTGGCCTTATTTATGTTGACAATTACTGAAGCTGGGTGATGCATACATGTCAGTTTCCTATACTCTACTTTTGGTTTggaaatttccataataaaaaaggagaaattagaaaTAGCTCATGCTTTTTAAtgaacttttaagaaataattttacagatgatattGAACTGTTTTTGTGTCTTTGAAAAACTAAAgaatgaacagattttttttttttttttaaacaagacgtccctttatttatttatttatttttggctgtgccatgcagcttgtgatatcttagttccccaaccagggatcaaacccgggccccctgcagtggaagcgcagagtcctaaacctggaccaccagggaattcccaagaatgaAAAGGATAATCTGAAATCTATTTTAACTGGCTAATCTTTGTTTAAAGAGTGAATGAGACTCCAACTGCGGTGAATAACTTTCAGAATAGCTGAGATTGACATGCTTAAGAGTAAAACATTAGACCAGGATTTCCAGCTTTATAATCCTATGGTTTTGATTTCCCTCATTTTTGGAACAGGCCCTACTTGCATCTGAACACAGATGGCAGGGTACAGCTGTAGAATAAGTAGTAGCTGCTACCCACCACTAGAGGGACCCTCTGACCATCTAGTGCACCCACTCAGCAGCTGCCTGAGTATGTTGAAGAGTGACGAAGtatgcaaaagctttaagtttcattaggtagcttttaagtttcattaggtcccatttgtttatttttatttccatttctctagaaggtgggtcaaaaaggatcttcctgtgatttatgtcatagagtgttctgcctatgttttcctctaagagttttatagtgtctggccttacatttaggtctttaatccattttgagtttatttttgtgtatggtgttagggagtgttctaatttcattcttttacatgtagctgtccagttttcccagcaccacttattgaagaggctgtcttttctccattgtatattcttgcctcctttatcaaaaataaggtgaccatatgtgcgtgggtttatctctgggctttctatcctgttccattgatctatatttctgtttttgtgccagtatcatactgtcttgattactgtagctttgtagtatagtctgaagtcagggagcctgattcctccagctccatttttctttctcaaaattgctttggctattcagggtcagtttttgcacagcaaaggaaaacataaataagatgaaaagacaaccctcagaatgggagaaaatatttgcaaatgaagcaactgacaggattaatctccaaaatttacgaacagctcatgcagctcaatataaaaaaaacaaacaacccaatccaaaaatgggcagaagacctaaacagacatttctccaaagaaatctatattgccaacaaacatgtgaaaggatgttcaacatcactaatcattagagaaatgcaaatcaaaactacaatgagattatcaactcacaccagtcagaatggccatcatcaaaaaatctacaaacaataaatggagagggtgtggaaaaaagggaaccctcttgcacagttgctaggaatgtaaattgatacagccactatggagaacagtatggaggttccttaaaaaactaaaaataaaactaccatatgacccagcgatcccaatactgggcatatactgtgagaaaaccataattcacaaagagacATGTActaccatgttcattgcagcactatttacaatagccaggacatggaagtgtccatcgacagatgaatggataaagaagttgtggcacacatatacaatggaatgttgctcagccataaaaagaaacaaaattgagttatttgtagtgaggtggatggacctagagtctgtcatacagagtgaagtaagtcagaaagagaaaaacaaataccatatgctaacatatatatatggaatctaaaaaaaaaatggttatgaagaacctaggggcaggacaggaataaagatgcagactttaactagagaatggacctgaggacagtgggagggggcagggtaagctgggacaaagtgagagagtggcatggacatatacacactaccaaatgtaaaatcgaaaagctagtgggaagcagccgcatagcaccggagatcagctcggtgctttgtgaccacctagaggggtgggatagggagggtgggagggagggagatgcaagaagagatatggggatatatgtatagctgattcactttgttataaagcagaaactaacacaccattgtaaagcaattatactccaataaagattttttttttcttttttttaaaagagtgacgAGGTAAGGGTAGCAGAAAGATCATTTTTTCCCTACCACATGTTCAGATTCAATTCCTTTTTGGGAAAAAGTATTCTCCTTCCCCAGCCTAAAGGAAGGCTGAGCCTGTGGCTTAAACTCAAATTCAAAACTTTGAGAATACCCAATTCCTCCTTTATTCCAATTACTTGTTCTGTCA
This genomic interval from Physeter macrocephalus isolate SW-GA chromosome 4, ASM283717v5, whole genome shotgun sequence contains the following:
- the PSMD4 gene encoding 26S proteasome non-ATPase regulatory subunit 4 isoform X3, translated to MRNGDFLPTRLQAQQDAVNIVCHSKTRSNPENNVGLITLANDCEVLTTLTPDTGRILSKLHTVQPKGKITFCTGIRVAHLALKHRQGKNHKMRIIAFVGSPVEDNEKDLVKLAKRLKKEKVNVDIINFGEEEVNTEKLTAFVNTLNGKDGTGSHLVTVPPGPSLADALISSPILAGEGGAMLGLGASDFEFGVDPSADPELALALRVSMEEQRQRQEEEARRAAAASAAEAGIATTGTEGERDSDDALLKMTISQQEFGRTGLPDLSSMTEEEQIAYAMQMSLQGAEFGQAESADIDASSAMDTSEPAKEEDDYDVMQDPEFLQSVLENLPGVDPNNEAIRNAMGSLASQATKDGKKDKKEEDKK
- the PSMD4 gene encoding 26S proteasome non-ATPase regulatory subunit 4 isoform X2, yielding MVLESTMVCVDNSEYMRNGDFLPTRLQAQQDAVNIVCHSKTRSNPENNVGLITLANDCEVLTTLTPDTGRILSKLHTVQPKGKITFCTGIRVAHLALKHRQGKNHKMRIIAFVGSPVEDNEKDLVKLAKRLKKEKVNVDIINFGEEEVNTEKLTAFVNTLNGKDGTGSHLVTVPPGPSLADALISSPILAGEGGAMLGLGASDFEFGVDPSADPELALALRVSMEEQRQRQEEEARRAAAASAAEAGIATTGTEDSDDALLKMTISQQEFGRTGLPDLSSMTEEEQIAYAMQMSLQGAEFGQAESADIDASSAMDTSEPAKEEDDYDVMQDPEFLQSVLENLPGVDPNNEAIRNAMGSLASQATKDGKKDKKEEDKK
- the PSMD4 gene encoding 26S proteasome non-ATPase regulatory subunit 4 isoform X1, encoding MVLESTMVCVDNSEYMRNGDFLPTRLQAQQDAVNIVCHSKTRSNPENNVGLITLANDCEVLTTLTPDTGRILSKLHTVQPKGKITFCTGIRVAHLALKHRQGKNHKMRIIAFVGSPVEDNEKDLVKLAKRLKKEKVNVDIINFGEEEVNTEKLTAFVNTLNGKDGTGSHLVTVPPGPSLADALISSPILAGEGGAMLGLGASDFEFGVDPSADPELALALRVSMEEQRQRQEEEARRAAAASAAEAGIATTGTEGERDSDDALLKMTISQQEFGRTGLPDLSSMTEEEQIAYAMQMSLQGAEFGQAESADIDASSAMDTSEPAKEEDDYDVMQDPEFLQSVLENLPGVDPNNEAIRNAMGSLASQATKDGKKDKKEEDKK